In Kineococcus endophyticus, a single window of DNA contains:
- a CDS encoding DNA repair helicase XPB translates to MTDGPLIVQSDKTLLLEVDHPRAGACRAAIAPFAELERAPEHVHTYRLTPLGLWNARAAGHDAEQVVDTLLEFSRYSVPHALLVDVAETMARYGRLQLVKDETEGLLLRALDAPVLEEVLRNKKASPLLGDRLAPDTVRVHPSERGNLKQVLLKLGWPAEDLAGYVDGEAHPIDLAQDGWTLRPYQDEAVQGFWHGGSGVVVLPCGAGKTIVGAGAMARARATTLILVTNTVSARQWRDELIKRTSLTEDEIGEYSGARKEIRPVTIATYQVVTTKRKGVYPHLELFDARDWGLIVYDEVHLLPAPIFRMTADLQARRRLGLTATLVREDGREGDVFSLIGPKRYDAPWKDIEAQGYIAPADCVEVRVTLPDSERLAYATAEDDERYRLCSTSPAKSRVVEKLVAQHQGEPTLVIGQYIDQLDDLGDRLDAPVIKGDTTVKERQRLFEAFRQGEISTLVVSKVANFSIDLPEAKVAIQVSGSFGSRQEEAQRLGRVLRPKGDHGSARFYTVVSRDTKDQDFAAHRQRFLAEQGYAYRIVDADDIDGGVPDANGVLPD, encoded by the coding sequence GTGACCGACGGACCCCTCATCGTCCAGAGCGACAAGACGCTGCTCCTGGAGGTCGACCACCCGCGGGCCGGGGCCTGCCGGGCGGCGATTGCCCCCTTCGCCGAGCTCGAACGGGCTCCCGAGCACGTCCACACCTACCGGCTGACCCCGCTGGGCCTGTGGAACGCGCGCGCGGCCGGGCACGACGCCGAGCAGGTCGTCGACACCCTGCTGGAGTTCTCGCGCTACTCCGTCCCCCACGCACTGCTGGTCGACGTGGCCGAGACGATGGCCCGGTACGGACGCCTGCAGCTCGTGAAGGACGAGACCGAGGGCCTGCTGCTGCGGGCCCTCGACGCCCCCGTCCTGGAGGAGGTGCTGCGCAACAAGAAGGCGTCGCCCCTGCTCGGCGACCGCCTCGCCCCCGACACCGTGCGCGTCCACCCGAGCGAGCGCGGGAACCTCAAGCAGGTGCTGCTGAAGCTGGGCTGGCCCGCCGAGGACCTCGCGGGCTACGTCGACGGCGAGGCGCACCCCATCGACCTCGCCCAGGACGGGTGGACGCTGCGTCCCTACCAAGACGAAGCGGTGCAGGGCTTCTGGCACGGCGGCTCCGGCGTCGTGGTCCTGCCCTGCGGGGCCGGCAAGACGATCGTCGGTGCGGGCGCCATGGCCCGGGCCCGCGCGACGACCCTCATCCTCGTGACGAACACCGTCTCGGCCCGGCAGTGGCGCGACGAGCTCATCAAGCGCACGTCGCTCACCGAGGACGAGATCGGTGAGTACTCGGGTGCCCGCAAGGAGATCCGGCCCGTGACGATCGCGACGTACCAGGTCGTGACGACGAAGCGGAAGGGCGTCTACCCGCACCTGGAGCTGTTCGACGCCCGCGACTGGGGCCTCATCGTCTACGACGAGGTGCACCTGCTCCCCGCGCCGATCTTCCGCATGACGGCCGACCTGCAGGCCCGTCGCCGTCTCGGCCTGACCGCGACGCTCGTGCGTGAGGACGGCCGCGAGGGCGACGTCTTCTCCCTCATCGGGCCCAAGCGGTACGACGCCCCGTGGAAGGACATCGAGGCGCAGGGCTACATCGCGCCGGCCGACTGCGTCGAGGTGCGCGTCACGCTCCCCGACTCCGAGCGGCTCGCGTACGCGACGGCCGAGGACGACGAGCGGTACCGGCTGTGCTCGACGTCGCCGGCGAAGTCGCGCGTGGTGGAGAAGCTCGTCGCCCAGCACCAGGGCGAGCCGACGCTCGTCATCGGCCAGTACATCGACCAGCTCGACGACCTCGGCGACCGCCTCGACGCGCCCGTCATCAAGGGCGACACCACGGTGAAGGAGCGCCAGCGCCTGTTCGAGGCGTTCCGCCAGGGCGAGATCAGCACCCTCGTCGTCAGCAAGGTGGCGAACTTCTCCATCGACCTGCCCGAGGCCAAGGTCGCCATCCAGGTGTCCGGTTCCTTCGGGTCCCGCCAGGAGGAGGCCCAGCGCCTGGGCCGCGTGCTGCGCCCCAAGGGCGACCACGGGTCGGCGCGCTTCTACACCGTCGTCTCGCGCGACACGAAGGACCAGGACTTCGCCGCGCACCGGCAGCGGTTCCTGGCCGAGCAGGGGTACGCCTACCGGATCGTGGACGCCGACGACATCGACGGCGGGGTACCGGACGCGAACGGCGTCCTGCCGGACTGA
- a CDS encoding helicase-associated domain-containing protein, with product MPTAPARAPKSTPRTLAEDLRARADEDLRALFAARPDLAAPLPTSSSALATRATTRASTQRALERLDTPLLQVAEVLTVLPDPTSVTAVSKAWGAKAGDVVAELRRRALVWGPDRRLHLVSAVRELLGPHPAGLGPSLADALGRRSPQRLAELLEDLGLEVSHDPEVALARLAEHLAATGTVETLLEAAPDGVRAVLDKLTWGPPTGAVERADRQVRAASASGPVEWLLSHGLLAVSGPGTVVLPREVGLALRGGRVHRSAERTAPELSTTQRPVPQVLAASAEAATEACRLVAELGRWWGTAGPPVLRAGGLGVRDLRRTATALEVDDPTAALVVETAWVAGLVADDREVEPRWLPTPAFDAWLEEEPGERWLTLVSAWLPSTRVPAMVGTRDAKDSPRNALGADLDRASAPAVRQAVLAELAALPEGQAADAASLADRLRWTAPRRASRLREDLVTWTLRDASWLGVLGAGALGAAGRALLAGDEDGARRALEAALPTPVREVLLQADLTAVAPGPLEPALARRLESLARVESRGGATVYRFDPTSVRRGLDEGATADEALAFLAELSSTGVPQPLEYLLRDVARRHGRVRVGRAAAYVRAEDPALLAELVTDKRCAPLRLRLLAPTVLAAAAEPDEVLAVLREVGAAPAAEGPSGELVVRRPTVARTGSTPPPRPVTGEPPLPGPSLVNAAVQTLRAGDEDIAELERKRDRHKHAPALPTMDPTTSLSVLREAVARRQPVWIGYVDTAGAAGRHLVDALGVDGGRITAFDHTERTVRSFSVHRITGVVQAEP from the coding sequence ATGCCCACGGCCCCAGCTCGCGCCCCGAAGTCGACCCCGCGCACCCTCGCCGAGGACCTGCGTGCCCGCGCGGACGAGGACCTGCGGGCCCTGTTCGCCGCGCGCCCCGACCTCGCCGCTCCCCTGCCGACGTCGTCCTCGGCGCTGGCGACGCGGGCGACGACGCGCGCCAGCACCCAGCGCGCGCTCGAACGCCTGGACACCCCGCTGCTGCAAGTGGCCGAGGTGCTGACGGTCCTGCCCGACCCGACGAGCGTGACCGCCGTCTCGAAGGCGTGGGGCGCCAAGGCGGGCGACGTCGTCGCGGAGCTGCGCCGCCGGGCGCTGGTGTGGGGCCCGGACCGCCGGCTGCACCTCGTCTCCGCCGTCCGCGAGCTCCTCGGGCCGCACCCCGCCGGGCTGGGCCCGTCCCTGGCCGACGCGCTGGGCCGGCGCTCGCCGCAGCGGCTGGCCGAACTGCTCGAGGACCTCGGCCTGGAGGTCAGCCACGACCCGGAGGTCGCGCTGGCCCGGCTCGCCGAGCACCTGGCCGCGACCGGCACCGTGGAGACGCTCCTGGAGGCTGCCCCCGACGGCGTGCGCGCCGTCCTCGACAAGCTCACCTGGGGGCCCCCGACGGGAGCCGTGGAGCGGGCCGACCGGCAGGTGCGGGCGGCCTCGGCGAGCGGCCCGGTGGAGTGGCTGCTCTCCCACGGGTTGCTGGCCGTGTCGGGTCCGGGGACCGTCGTCCTGCCGCGGGAGGTGGGCCTGGCCCTGCGCGGCGGGCGCGTGCACCGGAGTGCGGAGCGGACGGCACCGGAGCTCAGCACGACGCAACGCCCTGTGCCGCAGGTGCTCGCGGCCTCGGCCGAGGCCGCCACCGAAGCGTGCCGGCTGGTCGCCGAGCTCGGCCGCTGGTGGGGCACGGCCGGCCCGCCGGTGCTGCGGGCGGGTGGCTTGGGCGTGCGGGACCTGCGCCGGACGGCGACCGCGCTGGAGGTCGACGACCCCACGGCGGCGCTCGTCGTCGAGACGGCGTGGGTGGCCGGGCTCGTCGCCGACGACCGCGAGGTCGAACCGCGCTGGCTGCCGACGCCGGCGTTCGACGCGTGGCTGGAGGAGGAGCCCGGGGAGCGCTGGCTGACGCTCGTCTCGGCCTGGCTGCCGTCGACCCGCGTGCCGGCGATGGTCGGCACGCGGGACGCGAAGGACTCCCCGCGCAACGCCCTGGGCGCCGACCTCGACCGCGCGTCGGCCCCCGCGGTGCGGCAGGCGGTGCTGGCCGAGCTCGCGGCGCTGCCCGAGGGCCAGGCCGCCGACGCCGCGAGCCTCGCGGACCGGCTGCGGTGGACCGCTCCGCGCCGGGCGAGCCGGCTGCGCGAGGACCTCGTGACGTGGACGCTGCGGGACGCGAGCTGGCTCGGGGTCCTGGGTGCGGGTGCGCTCGGCGCGGCCGGGCGGGCCCTGCTCGCCGGGGACGAGGACGGGGCGCGCCGGGCGCTGGAGGCCGCGCTGCCGACACCGGTGCGCGAAGTCCTGCTGCAGGCCGACCTCACGGCCGTGGCGCCGGGTCCGCTCGAGCCGGCGCTGGCCCGGCGGCTGGAGTCCCTGGCCCGGGTGGAGAGCCGGGGCGGGGCGACCGTCTACCGGTTCGACCCGACGTCGGTGCGGCGCGGGCTGGACGAGGGCGCCACGGCCGACGAGGCCCTCGCCTTCCTCGCCGAGCTGTCCTCGACCGGGGTCCCGCAGCCGCTGGAGTACCTCCTCCGCGACGTCGCCCGCCGGCACGGGCGCGTCCGGGTCGGTCGGGCCGCCGCGTACGTGCGCGCCGAGGACCCGGCCCTGCTCGCCGAGCTGGTGACCGACAAGCGGTGCGCTCCGCTGCGGCTGCGGCTGCTGGCCCCCACCGTCCTGGCGGCGGCGGCCGAACCGGACGAGGTGCTCGCGGTGCTGCGGGAGGTCGGTGCGGCCCCGGCGGCCGAGGGCCCCTCGGGTGAGCTCGTCGTGCGCCGGCCCACGGTGGCCCGGACCGGGTCGACCCCGCCGCCGCGCCCCGTCACCGGGGAGCCGCCGCTGCCTGGTCCCTCGCTCGTGAACGCCGCGGTGCAGACCCTGCGCGCCGGGGACGAGGACATCGCGGAGCTGGAGCGCAAGCGCGACCGGCACAAGCACGCCCCTGCCCTGCCGACGATGGACCCGACGACGTCGCTGTCGGTGCTGCGCGAGGCCGTGGCCCGGCGTCAACCCGTGTGGATCGGCTACGTCGACACCGCGGGAGCCGCGGGCCGTCACCTGGTCGACGCGCTCGGCGTCGACGGAGGGAGGATCACGGCCTTCGACCACACCGAACGGACGGTGCGGTCCTTCTCCGTCCACCGGATCACCGGAGTGGTCCAGGCCGAGCCGTGA
- a CDS encoding sigma-70 family RNA polymerase sigma factor: protein MTTTTPGTSPLTRDELERELAARRAELRGYCYRMLGSAFDAEDAVQDTMVRAWKSVEGFEGRSGVRSWLYRIATNVCLTTIETRGRRARPMDLSATAWEPVEASLVRTRGEDTWLEPMVDERVLPEAGDPAEIAVARESVRLAFVAALQHLPPRQRAVLILRDVLRWKADEVASLLDTTTASVNSALQRARATLAERPDVGRTEPLGESHQALLEQYVRAFEAYDIDAFVELLAADVTQNMPPFELWLEGADDIAAWMVGPGHQCRGSKLVPVTMNGSPAFVHYKPIGADGELVPFAVQALELADGRIARITSFLDTRLFDLFGFPTEPPA, encoded by the coding sequence GTGACGACGACCACTCCCGGGACCAGCCCCCTGACCCGTGACGAGCTCGAGCGCGAACTCGCCGCGCGCCGGGCGGAGCTGCGCGGCTACTGCTACCGGATGCTGGGCTCGGCCTTCGACGCCGAGGACGCCGTCCAGGACACGATGGTGCGGGCCTGGAAGTCCGTCGAGGGGTTCGAGGGCCGCTCCGGCGTGCGGTCGTGGCTGTACCGGATCGCGACGAACGTCTGCCTGACGACGATCGAGACGCGGGGCCGACGGGCCCGTCCGATGGACCTGTCGGCGACGGCGTGGGAGCCGGTCGAGGCGTCGCTCGTCCGCACGCGCGGCGAGGACACCTGGCTGGAGCCGATGGTGGACGAGCGGGTGCTGCCCGAGGCCGGGGACCCGGCCGAGATCGCGGTCGCGCGGGAGTCGGTGCGGCTCGCGTTCGTCGCTGCGCTGCAGCACCTCCCGCCGCGCCAGCGCGCCGTGCTGATCCTGCGCGACGTGCTGCGCTGGAAGGCCGACGAGGTCGCCTCGCTGCTGGACACGACGACGGCGTCGGTCAACAGCGCGCTGCAGCGGGCGCGCGCCACCCTCGCCGAGCGCCCCGACGTCGGCCGCACCGAACCGCTGGGCGAGAGCCACCAGGCGCTCCTGGAGCAGTACGTGCGCGCCTTCGAGGCCTACGACATCGACGCCTTCGTCGAACTGCTGGCCGCCGACGTCACGCAGAACATGCCGCCGTTCGAGCTGTGGCTGGAGGGCGCCGACGACATCGCCGCGTGGATGGTCGGCCCGGGCCACCAGTGCCGCGGGTCCAAGCTCGTGCCGGTGACGATGAACGGCTCCCCGGCCTTCGTGCACTACAAGCCGATCGGCGCCGACGGGGAACTGGTGCCCTTCGCCGTGCAGGCCCTCGAGCTGGCCGACGGGAGGATCGCGCGGATCACGTCCTTCCTGGACACCCGGCTCTTCGACCTCTTCGGGTTCCCGACCGAGCCGCCGGCCTGA
- a CDS encoding DUF4190 domain-containing protein codes for MTDSGQGDGQRSWWEKPDADPAPQDPYRQGEQQGSGQDAHDPYRAGSSGDAPTQAQPTGAAPTEGLPRYGESSGQPASGQSSYGQSGYDQSGYGQGQSSGQQYGQPYGQQYGQPAYGAPQQNELYPASGSYGGYGAQSYNQQYPSYDGPKVTGMAHAVCWTAVGGLVLFFTGLGWIAAIVALALTPGARREIVESGGTKRGLGYLLAGKICAWVNIGITVLAILAVILVFAIGIGTASTGGSSFDSNSVSVLFQR; via the coding sequence ATGACTGACAGCGGGCAGGGCGACGGACAGCGCTCCTGGTGGGAGAAGCCGGACGCGGACCCCGCGCCGCAGGACCCCTACCGCCAGGGTGAGCAGCAGGGCTCGGGCCAGGACGCGCACGACCCGTACCGCGCGGGCTCCTCGGGCGACGCCCCGACGCAGGCCCAGCCGACGGGCGCGGCGCCGACGGAGGGGCTGCCGCGCTACGGCGAGTCCTCCGGGCAGCCGGCCTCCGGCCAGTCGTCCTACGGCCAGTCCGGGTACGACCAGTCCGGGTACGGCCAGGGCCAGTCCTCGGGCCAGCAGTACGGACAGCCCTACGGCCAGCAGTACGGCCAGCCGGCGTACGGCGCCCCGCAGCAGAACGAGCTGTACCCCGCGAGCGGGTCGTACGGCGGCTACGGCGCGCAGAGCTACAACCAGCAGTACCCGTCCTACGACGGGCCGAAGGTGACAGGCATGGCGCACGCCGTCTGCTGGACGGCGGTCGGCGGTCTGGTCCTGTTCTTCACCGGGCTCGGGTGGATCGCCGCCATCGTGGCGCTCGCCCTCACGCCGGGGGCACGCCGGGAGATCGTGGAGTCCGGAGGGACGAAGCGGGGCCTGGGGTACCTGCTGGCCGGGAAGATCTGCGCGTGGGTGAACATCGGGATCACGGTGCTGGCCATCCTCGCTGTGATCCTCGTCTTCGCCATCGGCATCGGGACCGCCAGCACGGGCGGCTCCTCGTTCGACAGCAACTCCGTGAGCGTGCTGTTCCAGCGATGA
- a CDS encoding NADPH:quinone reductase has protein sequence MRAVVYSETGPSSVLRLEERPVPEPDAGEVRLKVVVSGVNPTDWKSRSGGTASLAFPEATPNQDGAGIVDAVGPGVPDLAVGDRVWTCMAAQDRPTGTAQEFTVLPAERVTRLPDGASFDVGASLGVPAVTAHRALTVAEDGPHRLAPGALAGRTVLVAGGAGAVGNAAIQLARWAGATVVTTVSGPEKAALAQSAGAHHVVNYREGDPVAAIREVAPDGVDLVVEVAPAQNAELDAQVIRPRASIAVYANNGGDEVRLDVRPNMVTNARWQFILMYTMGADALAAAAEDVTAAVRDGAFGVGEEHGLPLTRFTLQDTAKAHDAVEAGAVGKVLVDVG, from the coding sequence GTGAGAGCTGTCGTGTACTCCGAGACCGGCCCGTCCTCCGTCCTGCGCCTGGAGGAGCGCCCCGTGCCCGAACCCGACGCCGGGGAGGTGCGCCTCAAGGTCGTCGTGTCGGGCGTGAACCCCACCGACTGGAAGTCCCGCAGCGGCGGCACCGCCTCGCTGGCCTTCCCCGAGGCCACACCCAACCAGGACGGCGCGGGGATCGTGGACGCCGTCGGGCCGGGCGTCCCCGACCTCGCGGTGGGCGACCGGGTGTGGACCTGCATGGCCGCCCAGGACCGGCCCACCGGCACCGCGCAGGAGTTCACCGTCCTGCCCGCCGAGCGCGTCACCCGGCTGCCCGACGGCGCCTCCTTCGACGTGGGCGCGTCCCTGGGGGTCCCGGCCGTCACCGCGCACCGCGCGCTGACCGTCGCCGAGGACGGTCCCCACCGCCTCGCCCCCGGGGCGCTGGCGGGCCGCACGGTCCTGGTCGCCGGGGGAGCGGGGGCCGTCGGGAACGCGGCGATCCAGCTCGCCCGCTGGGCGGGCGCCACCGTCGTCACCACCGTCAGCGGCCCGGAGAAGGCCGCGCTGGCGCAGTCCGCGGGCGCGCACCACGTCGTGAACTACCGCGAGGGCGACCCGGTCGCGGCGATCCGCGAGGTCGCGCCCGACGGCGTCGACCTCGTCGTCGAGGTTGCCCCGGCGCAGAACGCCGAACTCGACGCGCAGGTGATCCGTCCGCGCGCCTCCATCGCCGTCTACGCGAACAACGGCGGCGACGAGGTGCGTCTCGACGTTCGCCCGAACATGGTGACGAACGCCCGGTGGCAGTTCATCCTCATGTACACGATGGGGGCCGACGCCCTCGCCGCGGCCGCTGAGGACGTCACCGCCGCGGTGCGCGACGGCGCGTTCGGGGTGGGGGAGGAGCACGGGCTGCCGCTGACGCGCTTCACCTTGCAGGACACGGCGAAGGCCCACGACGCCGTCGAGGCGGGCGCCGTCGGCAAGGTGCTCGTCGACGTCGGCTGA
- a CDS encoding carbon-nitrogen hydrolase family protein yields the protein MRIALSQISSGPDPAANLDLVRAEVAAACAAGARLLVLPEATSCCFGVPLAPVAEPVDGPWATSLERTAEDAGLTVVAGAFSPGAGGRVRNTLLARGAGVRDHYDKVHLFDAYGYAESDTVEAGERHVVLDVDGVGVGLSTCYDVRFPGLATALADAGAQVLVVAASWGEGPGKAEQWDLLTRARALDSTSWVLACGQARPPGPSGDAPTGIGRSRVVDPLGVVVAELGEEPGRLVVDLDLDRVRTVRETLPVLRNRRV from the coding sequence GTGCGCATCGCCCTGTCGCAGATCAGCAGCGGACCCGACCCCGCCGCCAACCTCGACCTGGTCCGGGCGGAGGTCGCCGCGGCCTGCGCCGCGGGGGCGCGGCTGCTGGTGCTGCCCGAGGCGACGTCGTGCTGCTTCGGGGTGCCGCTGGCGCCCGTGGCCGAACCCGTCGACGGCCCGTGGGCGACCTCCCTGGAACGCACGGCCGAGGACGCCGGCCTGACGGTCGTCGCGGGCGCCTTCAGCCCCGGGGCCGGCGGCCGGGTGCGCAACACCCTGCTGGCCCGCGGTGCCGGGGTGCGCGACCACTACGACAAGGTCCACCTCTTCGACGCCTACGGGTACGCCGAGTCCGACACCGTCGAGGCGGGCGAGCGGCACGTCGTCCTGGACGTCGACGGGGTCGGCGTCGGGCTCAGCACCTGCTACGACGTCCGCTTCCCGGGGCTCGCCACCGCCCTGGCCGACGCCGGGGCGCAGGTGCTCGTCGTGGCGGCCTCGTGGGGCGAGGGACCGGGCAAGGCCGAGCAGTGGGACCTGCTGACCCGCGCCCGCGCCCTCGACAGCACGAGCTGGGTGCTGGCGTGCGGGCAGGCGCGCCCGCCCGGCCCGTCCGGTGACGCCCCCACGGGCATCGGCCGCAGCCGCGTCGTCGACCCCCTCGGCGTCGTCGTCGCCGAGCTGGGGGAGGAGCCGGGACGGCTCGTCGTCGACCTCGACCTCGACCGGGTCCGGACGGTGCGCGAGACCCTGCCCGTCCTGCGCAACCGCCGCGTCTGA
- a CDS encoding sulfite exporter TauE/SafE family protein, giving the protein MIEVPLLLLAGVAAGLVGSTAGLASLVSYPALLLAGLPPLAANVTNTVALLGVTAGTAAGSRPELTGQGARMRRLVPVAAAGGALGCVLLLALPSTTFEGVVPFLVAGAALLLLVQPRVQQLRPGRWSARNPLVLAAVFLVGVYGGYFGAAAGVLMLALTELLHAQSLARNNALKNMLTGAANTVAAVGFAVFGPVDWWAALALGVGCVVGGRLGPPVVRRVDPRYLRVVVAVAGLALAVRLFLAR; this is encoded by the coding sequence GTGATCGAGGTGCCGCTGCTGCTGCTCGCCGGCGTCGCGGCCGGACTCGTGGGCAGCACGGCGGGGCTGGCCTCGCTCGTGTCCTACCCGGCGCTGCTGCTCGCCGGACTGCCACCGCTGGCGGCGAACGTGACGAACACCGTGGCGCTCCTGGGGGTGACGGCCGGGACGGCGGCCGGTTCGCGGCCCGAGCTCACCGGTCAGGGCGCCCGGATGCGCCGGCTCGTGCCCGTCGCCGCCGCGGGCGGGGCGCTGGGGTGCGTGCTGCTGCTCGCGCTGCCCTCGACGACCTTCGAGGGGGTCGTCCCGTTCCTCGTCGCCGGGGCCGCACTGCTCCTCCTCGTCCAGCCGCGCGTGCAGCAGCTGCGCCCGGGGCGGTGGTCGGCCCGCAACCCGCTCGTCCTGGCGGCCGTGTTCCTCGTCGGCGTCTACGGCGGCTACTTCGGGGCCGCCGCAGGCGTCCTCATGCTGGCGTTGACCGAACTCCTGCACGCGCAGTCCCTCGCCCGCAACAACGCCCTGAAGAACATGCTCACGGGCGCGGCGAACACCGTGGCGGCCGTCGGCTTCGCCGTCTTCGGACCCGTCGACTGGTGGGCCGCGCTCGCCCTCGGCGTCGGCTGCGTCGTGGGTGGCCGGCTCGGCCCGCCCGTCGTGCGGCGGGTCGACCCCCGGTACCTGCGCGTCGTGGTCGCCGTCGCCGGTCTGGCCCTCGCGGTCCGGCTGTTCCTCGCCCGCTGA
- a CDS encoding DinB family protein gives MTTVEPGTEEPLSDERAAILAALAKHRWLFTATLTDLTDEQAAARTTVSELCLGGLVKHVADTEDQWVRFAREGTSAFPTFEQTDWQARADSFRLLPGETVAGVLADYAAVAARTDEAVRTLDLDRAFPLPEAPWFEKEEWSARRVFLHLLAEISQHAGHADLLREAVDGRKSMG, from the coding sequence ATGACGACCGTCGAGCCGGGCACCGAGGAACCGCTGTCCGACGAGCGCGCCGCGATCCTGGCGGCCCTCGCCAAGCACCGGTGGCTGTTCACCGCCACGCTGACCGACCTCACCGACGAGCAGGCCGCCGCGCGCACCACGGTCAGCGAGCTGTGCCTCGGCGGGCTCGTCAAGCACGTCGCGGACACCGAGGACCAGTGGGTGCGGTTCGCCCGCGAGGGCACCTCGGCCTTCCCCACGTTCGAGCAGACCGACTGGCAGGCGCGTGCCGACTCCTTCCGGCTGCTGCCGGGGGAGACCGTGGCCGGGGTCCTGGCCGACTACGCCGCCGTCGCGGCCCGCACCGACGAGGCCGTCCGCACGCTCGACCTCGACCGGGCGTTCCCGCTGCCCGAGGCGCCCTGGTTCGAGAAGGAGGAGTGGTCGGCCCGCCGCGTCTTCCTGCACCTGCTGGCGGAGATCTCCCAGCACGCCGGGCACGCCGACCTGCTGCGCGAGGCGGTGGACGGGCGGAAGTCCATGGGCTGA